In Ignavibacteriales bacterium, the following are encoded in one genomic region:
- a CDS encoding diaminopimelate epimerase encodes MEYQKYSGAGNKFIIFDNLDDGITNRSETVLGLFENGNNDEIDGVIFVEKSTLGDFWMNYYNRDGTGNSLCGNGLRCTVQFLLDNSLTDKHDLIIESIGKTFPCKVNDDGKITVTFPPPEIIRAGIKLKTALSDWSEDLPCSYINVGTPHIVIFIEDLGLDSLEDVKVNEWGRSIRMHKDLMPEGANVNFIKVMGDNEIAMRTYERGVERETLACGTGALSSAITVFAVKNIIPPINILVRSGEHLTVGFDYDSNEIGALTLTGGAVRIS; translated from the coding sequence ATGGAATATCAAAAATACTCCGGTGCAGGAAATAAATTCATCATCTTTGATAATCTCGATGACGGCATAACTAACCGCTCTGAAACCGTGCTTGGTCTGTTCGAAAACGGAAATAATGATGAGATAGACGGAGTTATATTTGTCGAGAAAAGCACGCTGGGTGATTTCTGGATGAATTATTACAATAGAGATGGTACAGGAAATTCCCTTTGCGGTAACGGACTTCGATGTACGGTGCAGTTCCTTCTGGATAATTCATTGACAGATAAACATGACCTAATCATTGAATCCATAGGGAAAACATTTCCGTGTAAAGTAAATGATGACGGTAAGATTACCGTTACGTTCCCTCCGCCTGAGATAATCCGTGCGGGCATAAAACTAAAAACTGCCCTTTCGGATTGGTCGGAAGACCTACCCTGCTCATACATAAATGTCGGCACACCTCATATTGTTATTTTTATCGAAGACTTAGGGCTCGACTCACTCGAAGACGTTAAAGTCAATGAATGGGGAAGAAGCATTCGTATGCACAAGGACCTTATGCCGGAAGGTGCTAACGTCAACTTTATTAAGGTGATGGGTGATAATGAGATTGCAATGCGTACTTATGAGCGCGGAGTCGAACGGGAAACTCTTGCCTGCGGAACGGGTGCGCTCTCCTCTGCAATTACCGTCTTTGCCGTAAAGAATATCATCCCGCCTATCAATATCCTCGTTCGCTCTGGGGAGCATCTTACTGTGGGTTTTGATTATGATTCTAATGAAATTGGTGCGCTGACCTTGACCGGTGGAGCAGTCCGAATTAGCTAG
- a CDS encoding glycosyltransferase family 39 protein: protein MQGDALTYEEVKEEPKAREGFNIFANPLYLIIGLLIVKTVFQIMILQSGYRWLSADDYTRTVKSYEWLQHPEISSGVWLTPHFWIVGFVMIFVKNLMLASNLVSSVFSAVCMVYYFKLIDLCFNRKIAFFSTLIFIFFPFQVWLSISGLPEPIFFCFTTMGFYYFMKWRNDGKVHRSLLVAASICFALANVFRYEGWFFTAGFIILVAWDFFPQRKLTGNLMKNVLISCISMVTIIWWFLQNYIDHNNAMFFAVETTKIFDQFNSAGLLQRTIQYPTFIFYIAPLTTIFSIKIIFETFKERRSSLHRIFLVFNLLQLTFLIVHAMLGTGGTNMISRYVVLNALFLVPFSVEQVFEFRREIAAGLISAFILVNIVWCYYYPPPFREDTFEVGRLLDDMISNKYFGDNGKIYFEEIEGYYDLFALQALSNDPGRFVLGELREGSEEKPVSKKKQDDLNILAIKKFLEKKDIELAVIKSDGYTEKLRKMGIENEEIGEYKVFYVKGRKSSVNDSTISIFSKNLTPLEENPDLINYNRMLGLKSFYIDNTNFGLNPSTVTISWTATDTNIIDSIDYNNFEFNRYKYVLEIVNPDNDSTVYSLSNKIFSERNIETLIETNEIKNIAVLSPFAVLNYSTKYGGSPFEGGIYTVALKVWDEKRKDDLLLYKGDKYLTPDINTDTAEYRTSDTSTVLKKIPLSPKDTVNTQYPLGNIIAMFPDSDYNKVILKHKDFFEITTTNWVKLLFSQRYQGDQVLNWVFNYF, encoded by the coding sequence TTGCAGGGCGATGCACTAACATACGAAGAAGTAAAAGAAGAACCGAAAGCCAGGGAAGGATTTAATATTTTCGCCAACCCGCTTTACCTCATCATAGGACTTCTAATAGTAAAAACCGTATTCCAAATAATGATATTGCAATCGGGATACAGGTGGCTCTCCGCAGACGATTACACGAGAACGGTAAAATCTTATGAATGGCTCCAGCATCCAGAGATAAGCTCCGGAGTCTGGCTCACCCCGCATTTCTGGATAGTAGGCTTTGTGATGATATTCGTAAAGAACCTCATGCTGGCATCGAATTTAGTAAGTTCGGTCTTTTCAGCAGTATGTATGGTGTATTATTTTAAGCTGATCGACCTTTGTTTCAACAGAAAGATAGCATTCTTTTCAACTTTAATATTCATTTTTTTCCCTTTCCAGGTTTGGTTAAGCATATCCGGGCTTCCTGAGCCTATATTCTTCTGTTTTACAACAATGGGCTTTTATTACTTCATGAAGTGGAGAAATGACGGGAAAGTACACCGGTCATTGCTTGTAGCGGCAAGTATATGCTTCGCTCTTGCTAACGTTTTCCGTTACGAGGGATGGTTCTTTACAGCAGGATTTATCATACTGGTAGCATGGGATTTCTTCCCGCAAAGAAAGCTTACGGGAAACCTGATGAAGAACGTTCTTATTTCGTGCATCTCCATGGTTACGATAATATGGTGGTTTTTGCAGAACTACATAGACCATAATAATGCAATGTTCTTTGCTGTGGAGACAACGAAGATATTCGACCAGTTCAACTCAGCCGGTCTTCTTCAAAGAACGATTCAGTATCCGACTTTCATATTCTACATAGCGCCGCTCACAACAATCTTCTCTATAAAAATAATATTCGAGACATTTAAGGAGAGAAGGAGCAGTCTGCACAGGATATTCCTTGTATTCAACCTCCTTCAACTTACATTCCTCATTGTGCATGCAATGCTAGGCACCGGAGGTACGAATATGATCTCGCGGTATGTGGTATTGAACGCGCTATTTTTAGTGCCGTTTTCGGTGGAGCAGGTATTCGAATTCAGGAGGGAGATCGCAGCGGGGCTAATCTCAGCATTTATACTGGTTAATATCGTGTGGTGCTACTATTACCCGCCCCCATTCAGAGAAGATACATTCGAAGTAGGACGCCTGCTGGACGATATGATAAGTAATAAGTATTTCGGGGATAACGGTAAGATATATTTTGAGGAGATAGAGGGATATTACGATCTATTTGCATTGCAGGCATTATCAAATGACCCGGGGAGGTTTGTATTAGGGGAACTCCGGGAAGGATCGGAGGAAAAGCCGGTCAGCAAAAAGAAGCAGGACGACCTAAATATACTCGCCATAAAGAAATTCCTCGAAAAGAAGGACATCGAGCTTGCCGTGATAAAGAGCGACGGATATACCGAGAAGCTTCGTAAAATGGGTATAGAGAATGAGGAGATCGGCGAATATAAAGTGTTTTATGTGAAGGGCAGGAAATCAAGCGTGAACGATTCGACTATCTCGATATTCTCTAAAAACCTGACCCCGCTCGAAGAAAATCCCGACCTGATAAATTACAACAGGATGCTGGGATTGAAAAGTTTTTACATAGATAACACGAATTTCGGATTGAATCCGAGTACTGTAACGATCTCATGGACTGCAACCGATACGAATATTATCGACAGCATCGATTATAATAACTTCGAATTCAACCGCTACAAGTATGTACTGGAAATAGTAAACCCGGATAATGACTCGACTGTATATTCCCTGAGCAATAAGATATTTTCAGAGAGGAACATAGAGACGCTTATAGAGACGAACGAGATAAAAAATATAGCTGTACTCAGTCCGTTCGCCGTATTGAATTACTCTACAAAGTACGGAGGATCGCCTTTCGAAGGAGGGATTTACACCGTAGCGCTAAAAGTATGGGACGAGAAACGGAAGGACGACCTGCTTTTATACAAAGGGGATAAATACCTTACGCCGGATATAAACACCGACACGGCTGAATACCGTACATCCGATACCTCGACCGTCCTGAAAAAAATACCCCTATCCCCGAAAGATACCGTAAACACACAGTATCCGCTTGGCAATATTATAGCGATGTTCCCGGATTCGGATTACAATAAGGTAATACTAAAACATAAGGACTTCTTCGAAATAACGACTACCAACTGGGTAAAGCTGTTATTTTCGCAAAGGTACCAGGGTGACCAGGTATTAAACTGGGTGTTTAATTACTTCTAG
- a CDS encoding HAMP domain-containing histidine kinase — protein sequence MNKFGSFDIKIALAASGLLIVGLILFYTQHLATKIQQREKQIAGLYARSLEYLANAENETGEYTFIFEEIITQIDFPIIATDKDYKTITFFKNVDFDSTKGLSSQDSAKFFAMAKEMSEINDPIAVKYVLDQDTLILSYVHYGQSGLVTELKLLPYMEFLIAGLFVFLGYIGFSYIKKNEQSSIWVGLSRETAHQLGTPLSSLMGWTEMLKNVKPGSGELEEVTSEIEKDLEKLNKIAGRFSKIGSQPLLKSENLKEAITHVVNYIEKRIPTLTTIDGKPVKKVKINIEGDDNICANINTDLFEWVIENLLKNSLDAMDKPSGEISIKVYTVGHEAVIDVTDSGKGVDMKHKKDIFRPGYSTKQRGWGLGLSLSKRIIEDYHSGKFFLLDSAVGKGATFRIKLNKDN from the coding sequence ATGAATAAATTCGGCTCATTTGACATAAAAATCGCACTCGCTGCAAGCGGTCTCTTAATTGTAGGATTAATACTGTTTTATACACAGCATCTGGCAACCAAGATACAGCAGAGGGAAAAGCAGATCGCGGGGCTGTACGCGCGTTCACTTGAATACCTCGCAAATGCGGAAAACGAGACCGGCGAATACACATTTATCTTTGAGGAGATAATAACGCAGATAGATTTTCCGATAATCGCGACGGATAAGGATTACAAAACTATCACGTTCTTTAAGAACGTGGATTTTGATTCGACAAAGGGACTCTCCTCACAGGATTCGGCAAAATTCTTTGCCATGGCAAAAGAAATGTCGGAAATAAACGATCCCATAGCGGTAAAATATGTTCTGGACCAGGACACACTGATATTGAGTTACGTTCACTACGGACAATCGGGACTTGTTACGGAATTGAAATTATTGCCTTACATGGAATTTTTGATAGCGGGGCTTTTTGTATTTCTGGGCTACATAGGGTTCTCATATATTAAGAAGAACGAGCAGAGCAGTATATGGGTCGGACTTTCGAGAGAGACGGCGCACCAGCTTGGTACTCCCCTGTCTTCACTTATGGGGTGGACGGAGATGCTTAAGAACGTCAAACCGGGAAGCGGTGAGCTGGAGGAAGTAACATCCGAAATAGAGAAGGATCTCGAAAAGCTGAATAAGATCGCGGGAAGATTTTCAAAGATAGGATCACAGCCTCTACTCAAGTCGGAGAACCTGAAGGAAGCGATCACCCACGTGGTAAATTATATAGAAAAAAGAATACCGACGCTTACGACCATAGACGGAAAGCCTGTAAAGAAAGTTAAGATTAACATCGAAGGTGATGATAATATCTGCGCAAACATCAATACGGATCTATTCGAGTGGGTAATTGAGAACCTATTAAAGAACTCCTTAGACGCAATGGACAAACCTTCCGGAGAAATAAGCATCAAGGTTTATACCGTAGGACACGAGGCAGTAATAGACGTTACGGACAGCGGTAAAGGCGTGGACATGAAACACAAAAAGGATATATTCAGACCAGGATACTCTACAAAGCAAAGGGGCTGGGGATTAGGATTAAGCCTGTCGAAGCGTATAATCGAAGATTACCATAGCGGTAAATTTTTCCTGCTGGACTCGGCAGTGGGTAAAGGAGCTACATTCAGGATAAAATTAAATAAGGATAATTAA
- a CDS encoding iron ABC transporter permease translates to MKKKLTILLALSIIFLISIIVSVALGNINISFLEIIGIFNTDNEVVKKVILDIRLPRVLNSAAIGFALSASGIILQSLLRNNLAEPGLLGISAGAGFGAIVIFVFGISTSFWMVTPFAFATAILTTMLIFAIARGMNAKYSNFISSNKIILAGLAINAFLGSVNGFLLLRSGENVKQILYWLNGSLSGRGWEEFNIIIIPVIIALIFSMLISKELNVMNMGEEFAVSLGVNLKRMQTVSIALASVLAACAVAVAGIITFVGLIVPNIAKLLLGSDNRYTVPASILLGGIFMVVSDTLARMVIAPSEIPVGVVTSFVGAPIFVWLIYKRDKQRV, encoded by the coding sequence TTGAAGAAAAAATTAACCATCCTACTGGCGCTAAGTATTATATTCTTAATATCTATTATAGTTTCCGTAGCACTTGGCAATATAAACATTTCATTTTTAGAAATAATCGGAATTTTTAATACGGATAATGAGGTCGTAAAAAAGGTTATTCTCGATATTCGGCTTCCCAGAGTGCTAAATTCCGCCGCCATAGGATTTGCCCTTTCCGCTTCTGGTATTATTCTCCAGTCACTTCTGCGAAATAATCTTGCTGAACCCGGATTACTCGGAATTTCCGCCGGGGCAGGTTTCGGTGCGATCGTTATTTTTGTATTTGGGATTTCCACTTCCTTCTGGATGGTAACGCCCTTTGCTTTTGCTACTGCTATTCTTACAACAATGCTGATTTTTGCCATCGCGCGAGGAATGAACGCAAAATATTCCAATTTCATTTCTTCAAATAAGATCATTCTCGCCGGGCTTGCTATAAACGCCTTCCTGGGTTCCGTGAACGGATTCCTGCTCCTTCGCTCCGGTGAAAATGTGAAACAGATACTTTACTGGCTCAATGGCAGTCTCTCCGGCAGGGGATGGGAAGAGTTTAATATAATTATCATTCCCGTTATCATTGCGCTGATCTTTTCGATGCTCATATCGAAGGAGCTAAACGTGATGAATATGGGCGAAGAGTTCGCGGTCTCACTTGGTGTCAATCTAAAACGCATGCAGACTGTCTCTATAGCTCTTGCATCCGTCCTTGCCGCCTGTGCGGTAGCAGTCGCAGGCATTATTACGTTCGTTGGTCTCATAGTCCCCAATATTGCTAAACTCCTGCTGGGCTCAGATAACAGGTACACTGTTCCCGCCTCCATTCTGCTTGGCGGAATATTCATGGTCGTGTCGGATACTTTAGCCAGGATGGTCATTGCCCCGTCGGAGATTCCCGTAGGAGTAGTCACCTCCTTTGTCGGTGCGCCCATATTCGTTTGGCTTATTTATAAACGTGATAAGCAGAGAGTATGA
- the mnmE gene encoding tRNA uridine-5-carboxymethylaminomethyl(34) synthesis GTPase MnmE — protein sequence MSANLTDTIAAIATPPGEGGISVIRVSGENTFTIIEKIFSSAEEKFTPVVIGSFNSHTVHFGYIFDEGNLVDEVLITVFKNPGTYTGEDVVEISSHGGTFVAAKILRLLFKQGARLAEPGEFTKRAFLNGRMDLSQAEAVADLIHAKTESAHESSIKQLEGSLSHYVSKVKEDILNAVSLVELELDFAEEDLEFVHKKELRDKLTAIIGDIDKIIASYITGRVIREGAKLVIAGNPNAGKSSLFNHLLRTNRAIVSDIAGTTRDYIEENLIIDGVLFNLTDTAGLRISDDTIESEGIKRSYERMKEADLILFLIDSSEDETSIQNNIKYFDDNFDTGKSIMIFSKSDLNKQPGKPGLHISILNDDSIEELKKEMVAKVFSKEGSVSSGDIILTNLRHKTCLENTVESLRNAVKTLDDNMSGEYISVDLRNALSHLGEITGEVTNEDILANIFSKFCIGK from the coding sequence ATGAGCGCCAACTTGACAGATACAATAGCCGCAATTGCGACACCGCCTGGTGAAGGAGGTATATCCGTTATCCGTGTCTCCGGTGAAAATACCTTCACTATTATTGAAAAAATATTCTCCTCCGCTGAAGAAAAGTTTACTCCCGTCGTTATTGGTAGTTTCAATTCCCATACCGTTCATTTCGGATATATATTCGATGAAGGTAACCTGGTGGATGAGGTGCTAATAACGGTTTTTAAAAACCCCGGTACATATACGGGTGAAGATGTTGTGGAGATCTCATCACACGGCGGTACGTTCGTCGCCGCTAAGATACTCCGCCTTCTCTTTAAGCAAGGCGCGCGGCTTGCCGAACCTGGTGAATTTACCAAACGCGCTTTCCTCAATGGAAGGATGGACCTCTCGCAGGCTGAAGCCGTTGCTGATCTTATCCATGCCAAAACCGAATCAGCGCACGAATCCTCCATTAAACAGCTCGAAGGCTCGCTCTCCCATTATGTTTCAAAAGTGAAAGAGGATATCCTTAATGCCGTTTCGCTGGTAGAGTTGGAGCTCGATTTTGCTGAGGAGGACCTCGAATTTGTTCACAAAAAGGAACTTCGGGATAAGCTCACGGCTATCATCGGTGATATAGATAAGATAATTGCTTCATACATTACCGGCCGTGTTATCCGTGAAGGGGCGAAGCTCGTCATTGCCGGAAATCCTAACGCCGGTAAGTCCTCACTGTTCAATCACCTTCTGCGGACCAACCGCGCGATAGTAAGCGACATTGCCGGAACTACACGCGATTACATCGAGGAAAACCTGATTATCGACGGGGTTTTGTTCAATCTTACCGATACAGCAGGCTTGCGTATTTCGGATGATACTATCGAAAGTGAGGGCATAAAACGAAGCTACGAGCGTATGAAAGAGGCTGATCTTATTCTGTTTTTGATAGATTCATCGGAAGATGAAACATCCATTCAAAATAACATAAAATACTTCGATGATAATTTCGACACTGGAAAATCCATAATGATCTTTTCAAAATCCGACCTGAACAAACAACCCGGAAAACCAGGTCTCCATATTTCGATACTTAATGATGATTCTATAGAAGAGTTAAAAAAGGAAATGGTCGCAAAAGTTTTCTCTAAAGAAGGCTCCGTTTCATCCGGAGACATAATTCTTACTAACCTCCGCCACAAAACCTGCCTTGAAAACACCGTCGAGTCACTCCGCAATGCTGTGAAAACCCTCGACGATAATATGAGCGGAGAATACATTTCCGTTGACCTCCGAAACGCCCTCTCTCACCTCGGCGAGATAACCGGCGAAGTAACCAACGAAGACATCCTTGCCAATATCTTCTCAAAATTCTGCATCGGCAAATAA
- a CDS encoding thioredoxin domain-containing protein, with product MEDPVENTKPGLKRSLIIVILFFALIGSALALYATRLTFKLTVAGIIEPSECSFSDLFTCDTVLSTGYAKMFGVPVAWFGFMYFFWALWVAIFALVNSRKQSGTAALNIIFFMTTLSVLVTFFKMYQLFMLGVICPVCVAMYVCIFVIFFLTMKALRISFKEILSRNLQYVKSIFSSSKPVAAGKKGDGTEERVSQPWRYWIILIWLFAMGFLGLRYYENTVIKPGLKSVQLILTQHFNGQKYDVNFDGSAVDGNPDAKVTIVEFSDFECPACKLLASNMKPIMLEYGDRVSLHFMNYPLDKSINKNLTNEIHQNAGIAAIAGVCAQDQGKFWDFYYTLYENQTKINRDFIIATAQELGLDMNKFNDCLESDPARDRVLREIDLAKEYGITGTPTLFINGRKVHYWNSPEVIKAIIDEELKMNK from the coding sequence TTGGAAGATCCTGTAGAAAATACTAAACCCGGACTTAAGCGCAGTCTCATCATCGTCATCCTATTCTTTGCTTTGATCGGTTCTGCCCTTGCTTTATACGCAACCCGGCTCACATTTAAACTCACCGTAGCCGGCATTATCGAACCCAGCGAATGCTCATTCAGTGACCTTTTTACATGTGATACGGTTCTATCGACAGGATATGCTAAAATGTTTGGTGTGCCTGTTGCATGGTTCGGTTTCATGTATTTCTTCTGGGCTCTATGGGTTGCCATCTTCGCGCTCGTTAATAGCCGTAAACAGAGTGGTACCGCCGCGCTCAACATAATCTTCTTTATGACCACGCTTTCTGTGCTGGTCACATTCTTCAAAATGTATCAACTCTTTATGCTTGGGGTGATATGCCCGGTTTGTGTAGCTATGTATGTTTGTATATTTGTAATTTTCTTCCTGACAATGAAAGCTCTGCGAATATCTTTTAAGGAGATCCTCTCCCGTAATTTACAATATGTCAAAAGCATCTTCTCCTCATCAAAACCCGTAGCTGCCGGTAAGAAAGGCGACGGTACGGAGGAGCGGGTATCACAGCCCTGGCGTTACTGGATAATTCTCATCTGGCTTTTCGCAATGGGATTTCTCGGCTTGCGCTATTATGAAAATACCGTAATCAAACCCGGTCTGAAGAGCGTCCAGCTTATCCTTACACAGCACTTTAACGGGCAGAAGTATGATGTTAACTTTGATGGCTCTGCGGTGGACGGTAATCCCGATGCAAAAGTAACCATTGTAGAGTTCAGCGATTTCGAATGTCCGGCTTGCAAACTGCTGGCATCCAATATGAAACCCATTATGCTCGAATACGGCGACCGTGTGAGCCTCCACTTTATGAATTACCCTCTCGATAAATCAATAAATAAGAATCTGACTAACGAGATCCACCAAAACGCCGGGATTGCGGCGATTGCAGGGGTATGCGCGCAGGATCAGGGAAAGTTTTGGGATTTTTATTACACACTTTACGAAAACCAGACAAAAATTAACCGCGACTTCATCATTGCCACCGCGCAGGAACTCGGTCTCGACATGAATAAATTTAACGATTGCCTTGAATCCGATCCCGCTCGTGACAGGGTATTGAGGGAGATCGATCTTGCAAAGGAGTATGGTATTACCGGCACGCCGACATTATTTATCAATGGCAGGAAAGTTCACTACTGGAATAGTCCCGAAGTCATCAAAGCTATAATAGATGAAGAATTGAAAATGAATAAGTGA